Sequence from the Sardina pilchardus chromosome 15, fSarPil1.1, whole genome shotgun sequence genome:
TCCAGAAATAACAAATTAATTGATCATACTTTTATgataattattatattattattgtgtgtacTTTTTAGGTATTCTTCCAAAATGCCAGCGTGAAGCAGGTCGATGTACCAACACTGACAGGCGCTTTCGGCATCCTTCCAGCTCATGTTCCAACCCTGCAGGTTCTGAGGCCTGGAGTTGTCACCGTCTACAATGATGACGGTTCAGCCGCAAAGTACTTCGGTGAGATATCCTTCACATAGCTTTGATTCCAGCAGCTTCAATGTTCGTCTGAAACTTTGGTGTAGGTGTAGTCAATCAGCAACCCAATTTGTTAGCCTACATGTAGAGTAAAGAAACAGTGGTATGACAAACTGCAGCCTGTAAGTCTGTAATGTTTCTGATCATTTCATGTCACTATCATAGTATTTCGCCTAATTATAACTTATTGATAAATTGTTTTGTTAGTGCTGCTCATCAAAAAGGTAAACTCCGTCTGCAGAAGGTGTACTCTTTACTGGTCTTTATTCAGACATGTGTGAGCCAGTAGGTAACATCCTTGCACATATTTCATGTCCAAGCAACAGGTGCACCAGGAGACTGGATGTAATTTTTATTTTGACCTACAACCGAGGCCAAACATGTCAGCCCTTGAACCAGTAGCCCATTTCTCCACCACCTTCAGTATCTATTCAGATGGATTTTGTTTGTCAACTTGTGCCTTCTAAATCTTTGCACCAAAGGCAAACTCTTCCATCCGTGTAGCGCTTAGATCATGATGATtatgtttagtgtttttttttcttctcccttcCTTCCATGATTAGTGAGCAGTGGCTCGATCACAGTGAATGCAGACTCCTCTGTGCAGCTCCTTGCAGAAGAGGCTGTGACTCTGGACAGTCTCGATCTCCCCGTAAGTACATTTGTCATGCCTAACCTAGTACATTGACCTGCATTCTAGTGCAGTAGTCCAATTTGAAATAATCATTTTTAAGTACATTTGCCTGATACAAGGATTTTTGGTATCATTGCTTTGTCAATAGTAAAAGGTCACATTGGCATAAGTAACAATTAAGCTGATTGAATTTGAGTTCCTTtagacaacaacaaaatgtgtgtgagtgcctgtgtctgtaatttgtgcatgtgcatgtctgagCTTTATAGGTTATTGTCCTATACATTTTAAATTGTGATTGCACAACTTCTGTCTTGTGACATTGACTAGGAAAAAGTCCATATTGAAGTATGGATGACCAGACAAATGATGGGATTAattagaaagtgtgtgtatagcCAATCAGATAATCAAATTCCTCAAATTGGAATTATTTCGAAAGAGTGTAATTTAGAACGTAATCTGTTTCCTTAAACGATTTTAAAAGAAGTCTGTGTTAGTAGGAGTAATTTAGTGATTCTGAAGAAGCCCTAAGATGGCATGCTTATTCTTCAGAACTCTTCAAGATTTGTTTAGTgtagtatacatatatataaaatataatttCCTTTAGCGGCAATGTGAGTTTACAGCACTGCATTCatccaatgcattcattaggatccaaacagagatgaagttagaagcgatcaaacacctccatgttttccctattagaATACAGgtacacaagtagtcacacgaccaagtatggtgcgacaaaataaaacgtggtgcatttctaagcaggtaagagggataactatatagtgtttggcgcagtaatatcctcactcttgcactttcagtttcactttggagtgaggctattactgcgcagagtcttaagtgctcccaatattattccgccacacaatatagttatcccttttacctgcttagaaatgcaccacgttttattttgtctcaccatacttggtcggcTGTTACTAGTTCCAAATGAACGACGAGTTCGGCAAGTTAGTATGCAAGTGTATACGGCCAAAACAATGGAGctacttcataggtgtgcaaataacagttcagttcagacatTTATTGTCCCACAAGGGGAAATTTGGTTTGCATCAGTggttaaaaagacaacacacataAGACAAAGTACAAAACATAGAGCACAGTGTTCACAGACAACCAACCTCAGCACTAGACACTACATTAAGGTTATACCATAATAGATACCAGAGATGAGTATGATGAATGAGTGGCACTTAAgtgtcatgactcatgagtGATTTTGTGTTGGTTAAGTGTAGTAATTGCACTAGGGACAAAAGAAAACTTGTGTCTATTGCACCTTGCCCTTTGTAGCCTATACCTCTGTCCAGATGGGAGAAGAACAAATTCAAATTTGTTCATAACATACGGTTATTAGATGTACTAAAGCACGCATGACTATGaaaaattcaaccaagcagtggattAACCATTAATAAACCATACTTTCTGTCTTATAGACAATATGCATGCATATTTTTCCCCCCATCTTGCTATAGTCAACAAAGGCTCATCCAGATGTCAACAGACACTTTCTAAAGTGGGAACACATTTTCACCTTGGCTTTCTTGAATAAGGGGAGTTCAGTGTATGGGCTCAACTTCCGTGAATGGCAAACATGGTTTCCCCCTTTCCTCAGACTTTGAAATTACCACTAAAAACAGGTGAATCTGAACAAAAGCAGTCGGTGATGCAAATACAGACTATGACACAAACCAATCGGTGTGAAGCACTTAATTGGTCACATTGTATGCTAGATAACCAGAAGGGGGTGCTAGATATCTGCTAAAATCTGCTGTTTTAATGGACTTGTAAAAAAGCATCTGAGCATGTTTTTGACAGACCAAAAGATGCACACCTTCTATGTTAATGACTGAGAACTTAAAAGAGGGTTTGTGGCAGGCACAGGGGGGAATAACATGGGGAACTCCAGGTTGGCCCCTCTAAGGAGGATgacctttttcccccctcttcttcctcacacTGATAACAGCACTCGTGGGCTCCCACTGTTAATAAGGGTGGAAAGGTCAGTCACTGTTGAATTGGAAACAGAGGTGTCCAATCCCCACTGAGAGACCTTTAGCTCTCAGCAATGTTTGCCATTTATACTTTGTAATCGCCACTGTAACAAGTGTCTTTGGTGGGAGAAAGGCCATATTCATTTGTCTCAGGTCTTGGGGAGGGCCCCACTTCGTTATTCTCTTAAATCAGTGTTTTAATATAAGCCACTGATTAGATTTGGTATTTCAGGAGTGTGGTCATGAGAGAGACTGCCATGATCAAGCTAATGAAGGTTGTCCAGCTTTACTTTGTACAAGGGACAAGAAGACAGTGACCGACTCATGTCAGATTCTTATGACTTGTTTAGCTTAGACTGTAACAACAAGTGCCACAGA
This genomic interval carries:
- the atp5f1d gene encoding ATP synthase subunit delta, mitochondrial produces the protein MAARFLFRRAVPALRQVRCYADAPGGAPQMSFTFASPNQVFFQNASVKQVDVPTLTGAFGILPAHVPTLQVLRPGVVTVYNDDGSAAKYFVSSGSITVNADSSVQLLAEEAVTLDSLDLPAAKANLEKAQADLVGVSGEAARAEIQIAVEANEAIVKALE